CGAGAACGTCCGCGCGTTCCTCGCGAAAGAGGCGCCGCTGACGCTCTGCCGGCAGGTGCTGGAGACCGATAGTTCTTACTCGACGAACCTGTGGCAGGCGGTCGCTCAGCAAGGCTGGCTGGGCACGGCGATTCCGGAAGTTTACGGCGGTGCGGGTTTCGGTCGCCTCGAGCTGGCCGTCATCGCCGAGGAGCTCGGGCGAGTGCTCGCGCCGATTCCGTTCGGCCCCTCCGTGTATCTCGCTGCGGAAGCGCTTCTGGTTGCAGGAACAGAGGAGCAAAAACAGCAGTACTTGCCGCGCTTGAGCCGCGGGGAGGCGATCGCTACCCTGGCGCACTTCGATGCTGCGGGAGATGCCGGTGAGCGGTCGGTGAAAACTGCCGTGCGGGCCGGCAAGCTCTCGGGCAGCAAAACAGCAGTGCCCGATGGGGACGTTGCCGACTTTGCTCTCGTAACCGCAAAAAGCGGGCGCGATGTCGGCCTGGCGATCGTCGACTTACACAGCAGCGGCGTGCGGCGCCAGCACGTACAATCCATCGACCCGAGTCGCTCAGTGGCCACCCTCGAGTTCGAGCGTGCCCCGATGGAATGGCTCGGCGGTCGGCCTTGCGGCTGGGAAACCATTGGGCATGTGTTCGACCGCGCTGCCGTGTTGTACGCGTTCGAGCAACTCGGGGGCGCGCAACGCGCGTTCGAGATTACCCGCGAATACACGCTCAACCGCTATGCGTTCGGGCGGCCCATTGCCTCGTTCCAAGCGCTCAAGCATCGCCTGGCCGATTGGTACGTGGAACTCGAGCTGACCCGTTCCAATTGTTACTACGGCGCGTGGGCCTTGAGTAACGAGGCACCGGAGCTTGCTGTGGCGGCTTGCGGAGCACGGGTGTCGGCCACTGCCACGTTCGAGCTGGCCAGCAAAGAAATGATCCAAATGCACGGCGGCATGGGTTTCACCTGGGAACACGATGCCCATTTGTTTTATCGCCGCGCGCGTTACCTGGCGGCGATCCTCGGCCCTGCGCCCGTGTGGCGCGAACGGTTGGTGAGTTGCTTGGAGGCACGAGAGCAAGCTTCTTAAACAACGCGGAGGAACTGCGATGGACTTTAACGATACCCCGGAAGAAGCGGCATTTCGCGCAGAAGCGCGTGCTTGGTTAGAGGCCAACGCCGAGCCCCTCGCGCCCGGCGAGCAGCCGGCAGGCTTGGAGGGGCGGTTCGACCCGGACATGGTGCGCAAAGCGCAAGAATGGCAGCGCAAAAAAGCCGACGCAGGCTGGGCGTGCATTACTTGGCCCAAGGAATACGGCGGCCGTGGCGCAACTCCGATCCAAGCGGTGATTTGGAGCCAAGAAGAGGCGCGCTTCAAAACCCCACCGAACATTTTCGCCATCGGGCAAGGCATGCTCGGCCCCACCATCATGGTGCATGGCACCGAGGAGCAAAAGCGCCGTTACCTCCCGCCCATGCTGCGCGGCGACGAAATTTGGTGTCAGTTGTTCAGTGAGCCGGCTGCGGGGTCGGATTTGGCCGGGCTGCGCACAACTGCGGTTCGCGACGGCGACGACTGGATCATCAATGGCCAGAAAATTTGGACGACTGGTGCGCAGTACTCCAAGTGGGGAATGATCGTCACCCGCACGGATCCTAACGCCGAGAAGCACCGGGGCATTACGTACTTCATCGTCGACATGCAGTCGCCGGGGATCGAGATTCGGCCCAT
This portion of the Candidatus Binatia bacterium genome encodes:
- a CDS encoding acyl-CoA/acyl-ACP dehydrogenase, which gives rise to MNFDFSEEQKLLRENVRAFLAKEAPLTLCRQVLETDSSYSTNLWQAVAQQGWLGTAIPEVYGGAGFGRLELAVIAEELGRVLAPIPFGPSVYLAAEALLVAGTEEQKQQYLPRLSRGEAIATLAHFDAAGDAGERSVKTAVRAGKLSGSKTAVPDGDVADFALVTAKSGRDVGLAIVDLHSSGVRRQHVQSIDPSRSVATLEFERAPMEWLGGRPCGWETIGHVFDRAAVLYAFEQLGGAQRAFEITREYTLNRYAFGRPIASFQALKHRLADWYVELELTRSNCYYGAWALSNEAPELAVAACGARVSATATFELASKEMIQMHGGMGFTWEHDAHLFYRRARYLAAILGPAPVWRERLVSCLEAREQAS
- a CDS encoding acyl-CoA dehydrogenase family protein, which translates into the protein MDFNDTPEEAAFRAEARAWLEANAEPLAPGEQPAGLEGRFDPDMVRKAQEWQRKKADAGWACITWPKEYGGRGATPIQAVIWSQEEARFKTPPNIFAIGQGMLGPTIMVHGTEEQKRRYLPPMLRGDEIWCQLFSEPAAGSDLAGLRTTAVRDGDDWIINGQKIWTTGAQYSKWGMIVTRTDPNAEKHRGITYFIVDMQSPGIEIRPIKQMNGMSSFNEVFFTDVRVPDKNRVGDVNDGWRCALTTLMNERHAIGAGAGGPEFRDLFRLARTVLWNGKPAIADAGVRQRLADFYVRAKGLQYTSYRVQTALSRGQTPGPESSIGKLVGAPLRQNMAAFALDLEGAAAALLDRSAPEDAVWQLAYLGSPGLRLAGGTDEILRNIIAERVLGLPPEIRVDKGIPFKDVPTGPRS